A DNA window from Plasmodium vinckei vinckei genome assembly, chromosome: PVVCY_02 contains the following coding sequences:
- a CDS encoding fam-a protein: MNKRYIKIALALLNIAGYIQNVAFGIGSSANGAKNSNSLRQKTVYQEYKDKECKDMYETFAAIDHAKEALPLLLKLAENTNSYSVNSTENENKTIYSKKIGNIDIGRLHLTIPSASKYYDIVKNLWDYNDKQKSSLKFINGNGARLYSKYLILFEKLNIDGNHVNSQKRYALGAGIKQTNDTFVIVCPTRPLNYDGKINQETDLKEIFENTKSIEDDIDAEEALSKLGANIAGFVVKRGGDYQVHATYINAVTNPKNINIIIFFRRSIMVANSVELPPIKEREVLYIQIL, translated from the exons atgaataaaagaTACATTAAGATTGCTTTGGCACTTTTAAATATCGCAGGATACATACAAAATGTAGCATTTGGAATCGGATCTTCTGCAAATGGTGCTAAGAACTCCAACTCCCTCCGCCAAAAAACAGt ATATCAAGAATACAAAGACAAGGAATGTAAAGACATGTATGAAACTTTTGCAGCAATAGACCATGCAAAAGAGGCGTTACCACTTTTACTAAAACTTGCTGAGAATACGAACAGTTATTCGGTTAATTCTacagaaaatgaaaacaaaacTATATATTCTAAGAAAATTGGAAATATAGATATTGGAAGGCTTCATCTTACTATTCCATCTGCCTCTAAG tATTATGATATAGTAAAGAATCTCTGGGATTACAatgataaacaaaaatcGAGTctcaaatttattaatg gAAATGGTGCTCGTTTATACTCCAAATATTTAATCTTGTTTGAAAAACTTAACATAGATGGAAACCATGTAAACTCTCAAAAAAGATATGCTTTAGGTGCAGGAATTAAA CAAACAAATGACACATTCGTAATTGTTTGTCCTACAAGACCTCTAAATTATGATGGTAAAATCAATCAAGAAACTGATTTGAAAGAAATATTCgaaaatacaaaatcaATCGAAGATGACATTGATGCTGAGGAAGCATTAAGCAAATTGGGTGCTAACATAGCCGGATTTGTAGTTAAAAGAGGCGGAGATTATCAAGTTCATGCTACTTATATCAACGCTGTAACCAACcccaaaaatattaacataatcattttttttcgtagATCTATAATGGTGGCAAACTCGGTAGAATTGCCACCAATAAAAGAGAGAGAGGTCttgtatatacaaatattataa
- a CDS encoding fam-a protein has protein sequence MSKGYIKALFISLSFLVYASNSTLASERAANIANNINNFHPKNDIREKYRRMLCNDPDETEIAIKHANEAVTLLLKLYESSVDDYSLYFTQNENITIYSKKHGNVDIRKFHATIPSAFKYSNVIKKLWDFDNTQKLDDKFINGNVVRVYIQNLIIMEQSTIAHTHSSPQKKYAIAAKVKVSNDTTVILCPSRTLNHLCLADEKPNMKEILENTRSIEDDIDAEEALSKLGANIAGFVVKRGGDNQVHVTYINAIYDDGHSPDSIHDKRNRCITYINILSL, from the exons ATGAGTAAAGGCTACATTAAAGCCCtgtttatttctttaagCTTCCTCGTATATGCCAGCAATAGCACACTTGCGAGCGAGCGTGCTGCAAATATTGCTAATAATATCAACAACTTTCAcccaaaaaatgatat ACGTGAGAAATACAGACGCATGTTATGTAATGACCCTGATGAAACTGAAATTGCAATAAAACACGCAAACGAAGCCGTAACACTTTTACTAAAACTTTATGAGAGTAGTGTAGATGATTACTCCCTCTATTTTacacaaaatgaaaacataACTATATATTCTAAGAAACATGGAAATGTAGATATTAGAAAATTTCATGCTACGATTCCATCTGCATTTAAG tACTCTAACGTAATAAAGAAGCTGTGGGACTTCGATAATACCCAAAAATTGGATGACAAGTTTATTAATG GAAATGTTGTTCGTGTATACATCCAAAATTTAATCATAATGGAACAAAGTACCATAGCTCATACTCATTCATCCccccaaaaaaaatatgctatAGCTGCAAAAGTTAAA GTATCAAATGACACAACTGTAATTCTTTGTCCTTCAAGAACTCTAAATCATCTCTGTCTTGCCGATGAAAAACCTAATATGAAAGAAATCTTAGAAAATACACGATCAATCGAAGATGACATTGATGCTGAGGAAGCATTAAGCAAATTGGGTGCTAACATAGCCGGATTTGTAGTTAAAAGAGGCGGCGATAATCAAGTTCATGTTACTTATATCAACGCT ATTTATGATGATGGGCATTCTCCCGATTCTATCCAcgataaaagaaatagatgtattacatatataaatattctaaGCTTATAA
- a CDS encoding fam-a protein gives MNKGYIKVVLALLSVIGYMQNVAFASEHDPSANSSNETSTQVLSTNPEEAKQAANIMAEALNIAKKLSKRTKEHSVYSTVDNVTLYVKDVNNAEVGLLEFTIPNPDCYANVVDLIWDPNGAVHIDEKFIEGSTPQIYNENLVVIQQRYESAIGSCQRYYHALASKVKLSDDETAIVMASSNMNDHDGYYTNSKYVNPILKSINSFSPDINSQEDIRNGKLYKMYINLMAFFIKKEAKGVKVTHISSVDANVNWLLSLAARSAKATKMFNFIKLRDIFKKE, from the exons atgaataaaggATATATTAAGGTTGTTTTGGCACTTTTAAGTGTCATTGGATATATGCAAAATGTAGCATTTGCAAGCGAACACGATCCAAGCGCCAATTC tTCAAATGAAACAAGTACACAAGTATTATCGACGAATCCTGAAGAAGCTAAACAAGCAGCAAATATTATGGCAGAGGCTTTAAATATTGCAAAAAAGCTTTCCAAACGTACAAAGGAACACAGTGTATATAGTACCGTAGATAATGTAACTCTATATGTAAAGGATGTAAACAATGCTGAAGTTGGATTACTCGAATTTACAATCCCTAACCCCGATTGT taTGCTAATGTAGTAGACTTAATATGGGATCCCAATGGCGCAGTACACATCGATGAAAAATTCATTGAAG gaTCCACTcctcaaatatataatgaaaatttagTAGTTATACAACAACGTTATGAAAGTGCTATTGGATCATGCCAAAGATATTATCATGCATTAGCCTCCAAAGTTAAA tTATCAGATGACGAAACTGCAATAGTCATGGCTTCATCAAATATGAATGATCATGATGGTTATTACACTAATTCCAAATATGTAAATCCTATCTTAAAGAGTATAAACTCATTCTCTCCTGATATTAATTCTCAAGAAGATATTagaaatggaaaattatacaaaatgtatattaacTTAATggcatttttcattaaaaaggAAGCCAAGGGTGTTAAAGTTACCCATATCAGCTCT GTTGATGCAAACGTTAATTGGCTTTTATCATTAGCTGCTAGAAGTGCTAAAGCCACCAAAATGTTCAATTTTATCAAACTAAgagatatttttaaaaaggaataa
- a CDS encoding fam-c protein → MKMNRRVFSLVCTVFYALLSASIHFSEQKVSFQTKHKLIYGKLYNSGYLHVVTYILTGKEKNGIESKCETQLNNNNNNNLKNDEDKKNKNRKIAIYYDEKTNLWGYCCCGLWYLFD, encoded by the exons atgaaaatgaataGAAGGGTATTTAGTTTAGTTTGTACCGTCTTTTATGCCCTTTTGTCTGCATCAATACATTTCTCGGAACAGAAAGTAAGTTTCCAAACAAAGCATAAACtaatatatggaaaattatataatagtgGTTATTTACATGTTGTGACGTATATATTAAcgg gtAAGGAAAAGAATGGTATAGAATCTAAATGTGAAACccaattaaataataacaataataacaatcttaaaaatgatgaagacaaaaaaaataaaaatcgaaaaataGCAATATATTACGATGAAAAAACGAACCTTTGGGGTTATTGCTGTTGTGGTTTGTggtatttatttgattga